The following proteins are co-located in the Leptospira weilii genome:
- a CDS encoding SpoIIE family protein phosphatase, which yields MGLDFLRSDLILFNYYSFGSLLVTITTFFLAVFFLSLKRKTVATYHLGIAFLVFGLFEIGYFMAAFYYHPIAAYHRWLTGCLILPTITHFTQFFIRYPSNYNRKFGFWMMIFQHLLGFVVACFFIYLTFISEKIYHFTAHHWDFNALVASKYLALLIALYSVIAFIIVPSWRIIIDKEKKRFPIFLFSLGFMIAAFYPNIANVLSRDGYMERSTYMTSNVIFFIAAFSVVVIVFINSSTEKTTFMVKIVGVTLFTICLIMQALVFISNQDKESEYDSLHIVNSERVLENGRSNSDVQYVLRYDGKTGELITDNYDSKYGLDLSLVKVDLQNTLIYEEIAALKEDNFRENLKVILDGSPEYFAGHRDTIYKFVKENSSLSSGNLKKALLKYAEDLNRDAFVNTNKLQGINSDSFCEQGKSYLEKNKDLESYKNGILKNLEGCIWKGKEISGKELKAEFLKYFSYFKPAETRHYRRSVDGFGHHVAFMKYVPSKKQVVELGFSYKKYREFVHPTSVKQTIILFVVIFVVLVLFPLFFKSSLVNPLNNLLSGVEKVNKGDLDVRVPVKVRDEIGFLADSFNSMVSSIKQARRELQDYAENLEEKVKERTQEVQEKMEEVQRLKIQQDGDYFLTSLLAKPLFYNANKSKLVHTEFMLKQKKQFEFRGKHSDLGGDICITGNLRLGVPDNYKRYTMVMNGDAMGKSMQGAGGALVMGVVMNSIMARSAANNRILNKTPSEWLEDVYNEIHSVFKSFNGSMVISAAIFLIEEETGKCFYFNAEHPFTVLYRDGKASFLETGLQLRKLGLDSEFDFQVQNFELKKGDVLILGSDGRDDIDLTSDDTVRTINEDENLFLLNVENGKGNLEDIETEIRKHGELTDDLSLLKVEFQAEVKKDELDEMFTSGDRIEVALNPDVIYEDAKQLYKNGKIDQALELLKTGYTNDTANQRINKLLGLLSFKGKDYTTAIEVLNNYLKTDPGLHEYWFYLSIANKKVGKYEQALQASLKLNDIQPDNLSNLVNLSDIYRLMDQFDLAEKTARKLIHLDPGNQNGERLLKLIERDRA from the coding sequence TGCTACGTATCATCTCGGGATTGCCTTCCTTGTGTTTGGTCTTTTTGAGATCGGATATTTTATGGCGGCGTTTTACTATCACCCAATTGCCGCCTATCACAGATGGTTGACCGGTTGTTTGATTTTACCTACGATCACTCACTTTACTCAATTTTTTATTCGTTATCCAAGTAACTACAATCGGAAATTTGGATTTTGGATGATGATCTTTCAACACCTTCTCGGATTTGTTGTCGCTTGTTTTTTTATTTATCTTACTTTTATTTCGGAAAAGATCTATCATTTTACCGCCCATCATTGGGATTTCAACGCTTTGGTCGCGAGTAAGTATCTTGCATTGCTTATCGCTCTTTACTCCGTTATTGCTTTTATCATTGTTCCGTCTTGGAGAATCATTATCGATAAGGAAAAGAAAAGGTTCCCAATCTTCTTATTTTCCCTCGGATTTATGATAGCGGCCTTCTATCCAAATATCGCCAACGTGTTGAGTCGAGATGGTTATATGGAGAGATCTACTTACATGACCTCGAACGTCATCTTTTTTATCGCGGCGTTCTCGGTTGTGGTGATCGTTTTTATCAACAGTAGTACCGAAAAAACTACCTTCATGGTTAAGATTGTAGGGGTCACTTTATTTACGATTTGTTTGATTATGCAGGCTCTCGTCTTTATTTCTAATCAGGACAAGGAGTCGGAATACGATAGTTTGCATATCGTAAATAGTGAAAGAGTTTTGGAAAACGGTCGAAGTAATAGTGATGTGCAGTATGTGCTTCGATATGACGGAAAAACCGGAGAACTAATCACTGACAATTACGATTCCAAGTATGGATTGGATCTTTCTCTCGTAAAAGTGGATTTACAAAACACTCTGATTTATGAAGAGATTGCCGCTTTGAAAGAAGATAATTTTCGTGAGAATCTTAAAGTTATTTTAGATGGTTCTCCAGAATACTTTGCGGGTCATAGGGACACGATTTACAAGTTCGTAAAAGAGAATTCTTCCCTGAGTTCGGGAAATCTTAAAAAGGCTCTTTTAAAATACGCAGAGGACTTGAATAGGGATGCGTTTGTAAATACCAACAAATTACAGGGAATCAATTCCGATTCTTTTTGCGAGCAAGGGAAGTCTTATTTGGAAAAAAATAAGGACTTGGAATCGTATAAAAATGGAATTTTGAAAAATTTGGAAGGATGTATTTGGAAGGGAAAAGAAATTTCAGGTAAGGAATTGAAAGCGGAGTTCTTGAAATACTTCAGTTATTTTAAACCTGCGGAGACAAGACATTATAGAAGAAGTGTGGACGGTTTTGGACATCACGTTGCGTTTATGAAATACGTTCCTTCTAAAAAACAGGTCGTGGAACTTGGATTCTCTTATAAAAAATATAGGGAATTTGTACATCCTACTTCCGTGAAACAAACGATCATTCTTTTTGTGGTGATTTTCGTGGTTCTTGTGTTATTTCCCTTATTCTTTAAGAGCAGTCTTGTCAATCCGTTGAACAATTTATTATCCGGAGTGGAAAAGGTAAACAAAGGCGATCTTGACGTTCGCGTTCCCGTAAAGGTAAGGGATGAAATTGGATTTTTGGCTGATTCGTTTAACTCGATGGTTTCTTCCATCAAACAGGCAAGAAGGGAACTTCAGGATTATGCGGAGAACTTGGAGGAAAAGGTAAAAGAAAGGACTCAGGAAGTTCAGGAAAAAATGGAAGAAGTCCAAAGACTGAAAATTCAGCAGGACGGGGATTATTTTCTTACTTCTCTTTTAGCAAAACCGCTTTTTTATAATGCGAACAAATCGAAGCTCGTTCATACCGAATTTATGCTCAAACAAAAAAAGCAATTCGAATTCCGCGGAAAACATTCCGATCTTGGCGGAGATATTTGTATTACTGGAAATTTACGTTTGGGTGTGCCTGATAATTATAAACGTTATACTATGGTAATGAATGGAGACGCCATGGGAAAATCCATGCAGGGTGCGGGAGGCGCTCTGGTTATGGGCGTTGTGATGAATTCCATTATGGCGCGTTCGGCCGCAAATAATAGAATTTTGAATAAAACTCCTTCCGAATGGTTGGAAGATGTGTATAACGAAATTCACTCCGTTTTTAAATCATTTAATGGAAGCATGGTAATTTCCGCGGCCATCTTTTTGATTGAAGAGGAGACAGGGAAGTGTTTTTACTTCAATGCGGAACACCCTTTTACAGTTTTATATCGAGATGGAAAGGCCAGCTTTTTGGAAACGGGACTTCAACTCCGTAAATTGGGATTGGATTCGGAGTTCGATTTTCAAGTGCAAAATTTCGAATTAAAAAAAGGGGACGTTTTAATTCTCGGATCGGACGGTCGAGACGATATCGATCTTACTTCTGATGATACAGTCAGAACGATCAACGAAGACGAGAATTTATTCCTCTTAAATGTGGAAAACGGAAAAGGAAACTTAGAAGATATTGAAACTGAAATCCGCAAGCATGGAGAATTAACGGATGATCTTTCCCTTTTAAAGGTCGAATTTCAAGCTGAAGTCAAAAAGGACGAGTTGGATGAAATGTTCACCTCCGGTGATAGAATCGAAGTCGCTTTAAATCCAGATGTGATCTATGAAGACGCAAAACAGTTATATAAAAATGGCAAAATAGACCAAGCTCTCGAACTTCTCAAGACGGGATATACGAACGATACTGCAAATCAAAGAATCAATAAACTTTTGGGTCTTTTGAGTTTTAAAGGTAAGGATTATACGACAGCGATTGAAGTTTTAAATAACTACCTCAAGACTGATCCGGGATTACATGAGTATTGGTTTTATCTTTCCATTGCAAATAAAAAAGTAGGAAAGTATGAACAAGCTCTTCAGGCGAGTTTGAAATTAAACGATATTCAACCGGATAACTTATCTAATTTGGTTAATCTTTCCGATATCTATCGCTTAATGGACCAATTTGATCTCGCTGAAAAAACGGCTCGAAAACTAATACACTTAGATCCCGGAAATCAAAACGGGGAAAGACTTTTGAAGCTCATCGAAAGAGATCGTGCGTAA
- a CDS encoding SpoIIE family protein phosphatase: MGETGFVSNNVFLNYYSFGSLLLFLTSMLVSGVFLFIDRKVSSTKHLAIGIFFLGIFQFGYVIATFLYHPFAAYHRWITVGFILPAILHIGQFIARYPKNDFPKFNQITTIVLWLIALFSIGYFCFSTWNASVKYYFTAHRWDFNAENINNKIANIVFSYMFINFFAIPIWRMTHLSGKTRWIVFAFTVSFLIGGTLPVIANFLGNDGYLERSIYFTSIVLLFMTAFFIILILYLNFSVEKTSFMLEIVGITFVTVLIVMQILIYISNQDKEFEYDTLSRIRVEKALEGESVKGGISYIFKWNHVENSFDKERYDPKIHPDQEQIEIDFKNTLLYEEMFNLSENGFRESLLELMDHSHENFGGYKYFIINFLGEHPNLEDKNLKLELSKELSGLNLHVIAASNKLDNIFAEDFCTEGKDYLENSKKLRMFRVFLEYHWDFCKSDGRDIRPAIFKKKVLNYFRPFVPSFTRYYRGKNVGDHNFHYIGFVNYDRERNNVSEIGFSYRAYREFIHPTALKQIIVLGVVVVMIVFLFPLFFRTSLFSPLKDLLSGVERVNGGNFEVQVPIRIKDEIGFLANSFNNMVSSIRDARKELQDYANYLAIKVRLRTEELSEKIEELQNLKIQQDGDYFLTSLLAKPLNYNANKSTRISTQFLLRQKKQFEFKGKRADLGGDICITGNLRLGTPSDYKRYVFAMNGDAMGKSMQGAGGALVIGVMVNSILARSAADDRILDTSPEQWLMEMYEELNSVFKSFDGSMVVSASFFLIEENSGKTYYFNAEHPFTVLYRGGRAVFLESSLMLRKIGLESEYAFQVFTTTLREGDVLIIGSDGKDDLDLTPDKDTRSINEDETLFLKIVEAGKGNIEQIEQLICKKGEIIDDLSLLRIEYGVPQLNSEKNCLKTDKTKSPSLNLNEGVSDWNASYSHARQLYRNGNVKEAIHELMDLYSKMPEDSKVIKLLGLLSFKDKDYVTAVEILGKYLELNSELSEYWYYFSIANKKLGRFSEAISASEKVAIKQPDNINNLVNLSDLYRLQREYVRAKEIAIKILNVDPQNENAKKILKEIENKI; this comes from the coding sequence ATGGGCGAAACTGGATTCGTCTCGAACAACGTGTTTTTAAATTATTATTCTTTTGGGAGTTTGTTACTATTCTTAACTTCCATGCTCGTTTCAGGCGTGTTTCTTTTTATTGATCGAAAAGTATCGAGCACGAAACACTTGGCAATTGGGATTTTTTTTCTCGGAATATTCCAATTTGGTTATGTTATCGCTACGTTTCTTTATCATCCTTTTGCGGCATATCATCGCTGGATCACGGTAGGTTTTATTCTTCCCGCAATTTTGCACATCGGACAGTTTATCGCGCGTTATCCCAAAAACGATTTTCCGAAATTCAATCAAATAACTACGATCGTGTTGTGGTTGATTGCCTTATTTTCAATCGGTTATTTCTGTTTTTCCACTTGGAACGCTTCCGTAAAATATTACTTCACAGCGCATCGTTGGGATTTTAACGCGGAAAACATAAATAACAAAATTGCGAACATCGTATTTAGTTACATGTTTATTAATTTTTTTGCAATTCCGATTTGGAGAATGACCCATCTTAGCGGAAAAACGAGATGGATTGTCTTCGCGTTTACGGTGTCTTTCTTGATTGGAGGAACGCTTCCGGTAATTGCGAATTTTTTGGGTAACGACGGCTATCTAGAAAGATCGATTTATTTTACTTCGATTGTTTTGTTGTTTATGACAGCGTTTTTTATTATTCTCATTCTATATCTAAACTTCTCGGTCGAGAAAACTTCTTTCATGCTTGAGATCGTTGGAATTACGTTCGTTACCGTTCTGATCGTCATGCAAATTTTGATTTATATTTCTAATCAAGATAAAGAGTTCGAATATGATACTCTGAGCCGGATTCGTGTCGAAAAGGCTCTGGAAGGTGAAAGTGTCAAAGGAGGGATTTCTTACATATTCAAATGGAATCATGTCGAAAATTCTTTTGATAAAGAAAGGTACGATCCTAAAATCCACCCGGATCAAGAACAGATTGAAATTGATTTTAAAAATACATTGTTATACGAGGAAATGTTTAATCTTTCTGAAAATGGTTTTAGAGAATCGCTTTTAGAGCTTATGGATCATTCTCATGAGAACTTCGGAGGATATAAATATTTTATCATAAATTTCTTAGGCGAACATCCCAATCTGGAAGATAAAAATCTCAAACTTGAGTTGAGTAAAGAGTTATCCGGATTGAACCTTCACGTAATTGCGGCCTCAAATAAACTCGATAATATATTCGCGGAAGATTTCTGTACGGAAGGAAAAGATTATTTAGAAAATTCTAAAAAACTAAGAATGTTTCGAGTTTTTTTGGAATATCATTGGGACTTTTGCAAATCGGATGGCAGAGATATAAGACCGGCCATATTTAAAAAAAAAGTTTTAAATTATTTTCGTCCTTTCGTTCCTTCTTTTACCAGATATTATCGTGGAAAGAACGTGGGAGATCATAACTTTCACTATATAGGATTTGTTAACTACGATCGTGAAAGGAATAATGTAAGTGAAATCGGATTTTCTTACAGAGCTTATCGCGAGTTTATACATCCGACCGCATTAAAACAAATCATCGTTCTCGGAGTGGTGGTTGTTATGATCGTTTTTTTATTCCCTCTTTTCTTTCGAACAAGTCTTTTTTCTCCGTTAAAAGACTTATTGAGCGGAGTTGAGAGAGTGAACGGTGGAAATTTTGAAGTGCAGGTTCCAATCCGAATCAAAGACGAGATCGGATTTTTGGCAAATTCGTTTAACAATATGGTTTCTTCGATCCGAGACGCAAGAAAAGAACTTCAGGATTATGCGAATTATCTTGCTATAAAAGTGCGTCTCAGAACAGAAGAACTGTCTGAAAAGATCGAGGAATTGCAAAATCTCAAAATTCAACAAGACGGGGACTATTTTTTAACTTCTCTTCTTGCAAAGCCTTTGAATTACAACGCGAATAAATCCACTCGGATTTCTACTCAATTTTTACTCAGACAAAAAAAGCAGTTCGAATTTAAGGGGAAACGAGCTGATTTGGGGGGAGACATCTGTATTACTGGGAATCTGCGTTTGGGAACTCCTTCTGATTATAAACGATATGTCTTTGCGATGAACGGAGACGCTATGGGTAAATCTATGCAGGGTGCGGGAGGCGCTCTGGTTATAGGAGTTATGGTCAATTCGATTCTAGCCCGTTCTGCCGCAGATGATCGAATTCTGGATACTTCTCCGGAACAATGGCTTATGGAAATGTACGAGGAATTAAACTCTGTATTTAAATCTTTTGATGGAAGCATGGTGGTTTCAGCTTCTTTTTTTCTAATCGAAGAAAATTCCGGTAAAACATACTATTTCAATGCGGAACATCCTTTTACGGTTTTATATCGAGGCGGAAGGGCCGTTTTTTTGGAGTCTTCCTTAATGCTTCGTAAGATCGGTTTGGAATCGGAATATGCCTTTCAAGTTTTTACGACTACTTTAAGGGAAGGAGACGTTCTTATCATTGGTTCGGACGGTAAAGACGACCTAGATCTTACTCCCGATAAAGATACAAGATCAATCAACGAAGACGAGACTCTTTTTTTAAAAATTGTGGAGGCCGGAAAAGGGAATATCGAACAAATCGAACAACTGATTTGTAAGAAAGGGGAAATTATCGACGATCTTTCCCTTTTAAGAATCGAGTACGGAGTTCCTCAGTTAAATTCAGAAAAAAATTGTTTAAAAACGGATAAAACAAAAAGCCCTTCCTTAAACTTAAACGAGGGAGTTTCCGATTGGAATGCATCTTATTCTCACGCGCGGCAATTATATAGAAATGGAAACGTAAAAGAAGCAATCCATGAACTTATGGATCTTTATTCTAAAATGCCGGAGGATTCAAAGGTAATTAAGTTACTCGGACTTTTGAGTTTTAAGGATAAGGATTACGTCACAGCCGTGGAGATTTTAGGAAAGTATCTCGAACTCAATTCCGAATTAAGCGAATATTGGTATTATTTTTCTATCGCTAACAAAAAGTTAGGGAGATTTTCTGAAGCGATTTCTGCCTCGGAAAAGGTCGCTATAAAACAACCGGATAACATAAACAATCTTGTCAATCTTTCCGATTTGTACCGACTTCAACGTGAGTATGTGCGAGCTAAAGAGATTGCGATTAAAATTTTAAATGTGGATCCTCAAAACGAAAACGCAAAAAAGATTCTTAAGGAAATAGAAAATAAAATTTGA
- a CDS encoding DUF2147 domain-containing protein, giving the protein MIKFRTIAMFLVLICLSVPAFASEEDAILGKWWNKEKDAQVDLHKCGAKICGKIVWLKEPVYPAGSTEGTPGSPKVDVHNKDESLRTRPIMGLLFLTGFSYEGEQVWTGGRVYDPKGGKTYDGRLTLRTADTLDLKGGYKVGFMMIGKESTWTRVK; this is encoded by the coding sequence ATGATAAAGTTTAGAACAATCGCAATGTTTTTAGTGCTCATATGTCTTTCAGTGCCTGCATTTGCGAGTGAAGAAGATGCGATTCTTGGAAAATGGTGGAACAAAGAAAAAGACGCTCAAGTCGACTTGCACAAATGCGGAGCGAAAATTTGCGGAAAGATTGTTTGGTTGAAAGAACCGGTTTATCCCGCAGGAAGCACCGAAGGAACACCCGGTAGTCCAAAAGTGGACGTACATAATAAAGATGAAAGCCTTCGCACCCGCCCTATCATGGGATTGCTCTTCCTCACCGGTTTTTCTTACGAAGGCGAACAAGTTTGGACCGGGGGAAGAGTTTACGATCCGAAAGGAGGCAAAACTTACGACGGTAGGCTTACTTTAAGAACCGCCGATACTCTTGATTTAAAGGGTGGTTATAAAGTGGGTTTTATGATGATCGGAAAAGAATCCACCTGGACCAGAGTAAAATAA
- the dcd gene encoding dCTP deaminase, whose amino-acid sequence MILTGKEIQKRIGKDIVITPYSEKQLNPNSYNLRLHEELLVYTEPPLDMKKPNLTKKQIIPESGLLLKPGILYLGRTLEFTETHNLVPMLEGRSSIGRLGMLVHVTAGFGDVGFKGFWTLEISVIQPLIVYPGVEVCQIFYHTLEGQITEYTSGKYQANQGIQPSMLYQDFEK is encoded by the coding sequence ATGATTCTTACAGGAAAAGAAATTCAAAAACGAATCGGTAAAGATATTGTAATTACTCCCTACTCAGAAAAACAACTCAACCCAAATTCTTATAACCTAAGGCTTCACGAGGAACTTCTAGTTTATACGGAACCTCCTCTAGATATGAAAAAGCCAAATCTTACCAAAAAACAAATTATTCCAGAATCGGGTCTTTTGTTAAAACCGGGTATATTGTATTTGGGAAGAACCTTAGAGTTCACCGAAACTCATAACTTAGTGCCTATGCTCGAAGGTAGATCATCCATAGGAAGATTAGGAATGCTCGTTCATGTAACTGCCGGATTCGGAGACGTAGGTTTCAAAGGATTTTGGACTTTGGAAATTTCTGTCATCCAACCTCTCATCGTATATCCCGGAGTGGAAGTCTGTCAGATTTTTTATCATACTCTTGAGGGACAAATAACGGAATATACGTCCGGAAAATACCAAGCTAATCAGGGAATTCAACCTTCAATGTTGTATCAAGACTTCGAGAAGTAG
- a CDS encoding enoyl-CoA hydratase/isomerase family protein, whose product MSESSTILYSTEKEIAVLLLNRPEKRNAISIELLSTLHKAILKAKKEESVRALVLGGVGPSFCAGADLKERATMSSKEVKHFLDDLKNCFLELENFPYPTIAALDGDAFGGGLELALCCDFILLKNDIRIGLTEARLGIIPGGGGTQRLPRRIGIAKAKEMIFTGNTIDAKTAFSYGLANSIWHDSSLPAAKMLAEEMASHCAPLALQLAKKAISEGYGQDIRKALETESTYYNKTLKTEDRLEALKAFQEKRKPIFKGR is encoded by the coding sequence ATGAGCGAATCTTCCACAATATTGTATTCTACAGAAAAAGAAATCGCGGTTTTACTTTTAAATAGACCCGAAAAAAGAAACGCGATCAGCATAGAACTTCTTTCGACACTTCACAAGGCCATTCTAAAAGCAAAAAAGGAAGAATCCGTTCGAGCTCTCGTTCTTGGAGGAGTCGGACCATCCTTTTGCGCAGGAGCAGATTTAAAAGAGAGAGCAACGATGTCCTCCAAAGAAGTGAAGCACTTTTTGGATGATCTTAAAAATTGTTTCTTAGAACTGGAAAATTTTCCATATCCGACCATAGCGGCACTGGATGGGGATGCGTTCGGAGGCGGATTAGAACTCGCGCTTTGCTGCGACTTTATCCTTCTCAAAAACGATATTCGAATCGGACTTACAGAAGCTCGTTTAGGAATTATACCCGGAGGCGGGGGAACTCAAAGACTTCCTCGCAGAATCGGAATCGCGAAAGCGAAAGAAATGATTTTTACAGGTAATACGATCGATGCGAAAACCGCTTTCAGTTACGGTCTGGCAAATTCAATCTGGCACGATTCTTCTCTACCCGCTGCAAAAATGTTAGCGGAAGAAATGGCATCTCATTGTGCGCCTCTCGCACTTCAGCTTGCAAAGAAAGCAATTTCGGAAGGTTATGGTCAGGACATACGAAAGGCTCTCGAAACGGAAAGTACATATTACAACAAAACCTTAAAGACCGAAGATCGGTTGGAGGCGCTGAAAGCATTTCAAGAAAAACGAAAGCCGATTTTTAAAGGAAGATAA
- a CDS encoding LIC10067 family putative lipoprotein, translating to MLHKSRKIFLTFLLIPFLFQCKEKDSNNNLFAGLGFGNPVITSIEPSAGSPPQADGVSYTGTQITIKGRNFTPNSTDTIVKFNGLAGTIFSITTTEIITTVPTGATAGFLTVSKADGFCDTVNGTDGYNCSARRFYVDCYKAYSNIYGDETAINYPDSQTVKFTDNYSTKAFRSNLKEVGETVLTFECDNLVTVKYFSKNCTTNTIGTFDAPVYNPIINFTENYAVQYFITTGKGSCKIGFR from the coding sequence ATGCTACATAAATCGAGAAAAATTTTCCTAACATTCCTTCTAATACCATTCTTATTTCAATGCAAAGAAAAAGACTCAAATAACAATCTATTCGCCGGGCTTGGTTTTGGAAATCCAGTGATTACTTCAATCGAACCTTCAGCCGGATCTCCTCCTCAAGCCGATGGAGTTTCTTATACCGGAACTCAGATTACGATTAAAGGAAGAAATTTTACTCCGAATTCTACGGATACGATCGTGAAGTTTAACGGACTTGCGGGTACAATTTTTTCAATAACGACTACGGAAATCATCACCACAGTTCCTACGGGAGCAACTGCGGGTTTTTTAACCGTTTCGAAAGCGGACGGATTTTGCGATACCGTTAACGGAACCGACGGTTATAATTGTTCCGCCAGAAGATTCTATGTGGATTGTTATAAGGCTTACAGTAATATTTATGGGGATGAAACCGCGATTAACTATCCCGATTCTCAAACGGTTAAATTTACAGATAATTATTCGACAAAAGCCTTCCGTTCCAATCTCAAGGAAGTGGGAGAAACGGTTCTTACTTTTGAATGTGATAACCTAGTGACCGTGAAGTATTTTTCGAAAAATTGTACTACCAATACCATAGGAACTTTCGACGCTCCCGTTTACAATCCAATCATCAATTTTACGGAAAACTATGCGGTTCAGTATTTTATAACGACCGGAAAAGGGAGTTGTAAAATCGGCTTTCGGTAA